The following coding sequences are from one Granulicella arctica window:
- a CDS encoding CusA/CzcA family heavy metal efflux RND transporter, whose translation MIRALVDFALRSRFLILAIAILLFVWGAISFHNLPVDAYPDVADNYVNVITQWPGHSAEDIEKQITVPTEIQMAGIPDLMNVRSFSLAGISSLMMNFNDSSDNNWNRERVLERLGMVTLPAGLVPQLQTDWSPAGQIYWYTIDSKNPSIDVMEQKSIEDWTLQKQFKNVPGIVDVASFGGLTKEYQIRLNPDKLVSYGLSIGQVEQQLSNNNANAGGSFIVAGAQQINVQSAGLYEDVQQIENTLIKTQNGTPIRVKDIAEVDQGAKIRLGQISKTYKDVNGRLIDNPDVVEGVVLLQKGGDADPALKGIEAKVKELNDYILPKGVKVVPFLDRSELIHLTTHTVMHNLTEGIVLVVIILMLFLGNVRGAIIVALTIPFSLLFASICLDLKHIPANLLSLGALDFGMVVDGAVVMIENIVRHLNRPNHGAETTQDKIRAAAHEVQRPVFYAIGIIITAYLPIFTLQAVEGRLFKPMAWTVAFALLGALIFSMIIAPVLASFLFRKGAKEWKNPVMEYLTATYRKRVVEAIHHRGITVGIGVLGLIIAIYLAFGGVIGSEFLPHLDEGALWVRGSLAPSTGPEESLAISNKARIIMASYPEVTDVVDQIGRPDDGTDWTGFFDTEYNVNLKPKEEWRPVFHGDKDALIASMNQQLKKIPGVIWGFSQPIEDNMEEAVSGVKGELSVKIYGDDFRTLEQKGNEVVSVMSKVNGVKDLGLFRIIGQPNLTFTVDRQAAARFGINVADIQDAIQTAVGGSILSEVLKGEAQYDLVLRYQKPYRDTKEAITNVRLLSPSGERVSLDQLTTIGTTDGAEEIYREGEQRYIAVKYSVRDRDLGSTVEEAIDKVNKQVPLDKGYHFVWAGEYQSKQRADKRLAIIVPITVLLIFIILYMMFKSFKWATLILLNVAMARVGGLLALLVTHTNISVSSSVGFLALFGVSVQTGVIMLEYMNQLRVRGHSIEESAVEGAVLRLRPIMMTMLVATLGLLPAATSHGIGSDSQRPFAIVIVGGLIADLVMSIFLLPTLYVWISGENDVLPKPEPEFEI comes from the coding sequence GTGATCCGAGCTCTCGTAGACTTCGCTCTTCGGAGTCGCTTTCTTATTCTGGCAATTGCAATTCTGCTCTTTGTCTGGGGTGCGATCTCGTTTCATAACCTCCCCGTTGATGCCTATCCTGACGTTGCGGACAACTATGTCAATGTAATTACGCAATGGCCAGGACATTCGGCTGAGGATATCGAAAAGCAGATTACTGTTCCAACTGAAATTCAGATGGCGGGAATCCCTGACCTGATGAATGTGCGCTCGTTCAGCCTGGCTGGTATATCGAGCCTCATGATGAACTTCAATGATTCTTCCGACAATAACTGGAATCGTGAACGTGTGCTGGAACGACTCGGCATGGTCACCTTACCTGCGGGACTGGTGCCACAGCTACAGACAGATTGGAGTCCAGCAGGGCAAATCTACTGGTACACGATTGACAGCAAAAATCCAAGTATCGATGTCATGGAACAAAAATCTATTGAAGACTGGACACTCCAGAAGCAGTTCAAGAATGTTCCGGGAATTGTTGACGTTGCCAGCTTTGGAGGCCTCACTAAGGAATATCAGATTCGTCTCAACCCAGATAAACTTGTTAGCTATGGTCTAAGCATTGGTCAGGTTGAGCAGCAGCTATCGAACAATAACGCAAATGCTGGAGGCAGCTTCATAGTTGCCGGGGCACAACAGATTAACGTTCAGTCAGCAGGTTTGTATGAAGACGTACAACAGATTGAAAACACTCTAATCAAAACGCAGAACGGAACGCCGATCCGTGTTAAAGATATTGCCGAGGTCGACCAAGGCGCGAAGATCAGACTAGGGCAAATCTCCAAAACCTACAAAGACGTTAATGGAAGGCTGATTGATAATCCCGATGTGGTGGAAGGCGTGGTCCTATTACAAAAGGGCGGCGACGCTGATCCAGCATTGAAAGGAATTGAGGCCAAGGTTAAGGAGTTGAATGACTACATTCTTCCTAAGGGTGTGAAGGTTGTGCCATTCCTTGATCGCAGCGAGCTGATTCATCTGACGACGCATACAGTAATGCACAACCTGACTGAGGGCATCGTGCTGGTTGTCATCATTCTGATGTTGTTCCTCGGCAATGTGCGCGGCGCAATCATCGTTGCCTTGACGATTCCTTTCTCACTTCTGTTTGCCTCGATCTGTCTCGACCTCAAACATATTCCAGCGAATCTACTGTCGCTTGGGGCCCTGGACTTTGGCATGGTGGTTGATGGCGCAGTCGTCATGATCGAAAACATCGTCCGTCATCTGAATCGTCCGAATCATGGCGCAGAGACCACGCAGGACAAGATTCGTGCCGCGGCACACGAGGTACAGCGCCCGGTATTCTATGCGATCGGCATCATTATCACCGCTTACCTTCCTATCTTCACGTTACAAGCTGTCGAAGGTAGACTTTTCAAACCCATGGCGTGGACAGTCGCTTTTGCACTTCTGGGCGCCTTGATCTTCTCGATGATTATCGCCCCGGTTCTGGCCAGCTTTCTATTCCGTAAAGGAGCAAAAGAGTGGAAGAACCCCGTGATGGAATATCTCACGGCGACCTACCGAAAGCGGGTTGTCGAAGCTATTCATCATCGCGGTATTACCGTTGGCATCGGCGTACTCGGCCTGATTATCGCAATCTATCTTGCGTTTGGTGGCGTCATTGGTTCCGAATTTCTACCACATCTGGATGAAGGGGCGCTCTGGGTGCGCGGTTCTCTTGCTCCATCCACGGGCCCCGAGGAGAGTTTGGCAATCTCCAATAAAGCTCGCATTATCATGGCCAGCTATCCAGAAGTTACCGACGTTGTGGATCAGATTGGTCGCCCCGATGACGGTACAGACTGGACAGGATTTTTCGATACGGAATATAACGTCAACCTGAAACCAAAGGAAGAGTGGCGTCCCGTCTTTCATGGAGACAAAGACGCTCTTATCGCCTCGATGAATCAGCAGTTGAAGAAGATTCCAGGTGTGATCTGGGGTTTCTCGCAGCCAATCGAAGACAACATGGAAGAGGCAGTCAGTGGGGTGAAAGGTGAGCTGTCGGTCAAAATCTATGGCGACGACTTCAGGACGCTCGAGCAAAAGGGCAATGAGGTAGTCAGCGTCATGAGCAAGGTCAACGGAGTAAAGGATCTTGGACTATTCCGTATTATTGGCCAACCAAACCTTACCTTCACCGTAGATCGTCAAGCTGCAGCACGTTTTGGTATCAATGTTGCAGATATTCAAGACGCTATTCAGACTGCTGTTGGTGGCAGTATTCTCAGCGAGGTACTAAAAGGAGAAGCACAATACGATCTTGTGTTGCGTTATCAGAAGCCATATCGCGACACCAAGGAAGCCATTACGAATGTCCGTTTGTTGTCTCCATCCGGCGAACGTGTTTCATTGGATCAGCTGACAACAATTGGGACGACAGATGGTGCGGAAGAGATCTATCGTGAAGGCGAACAGCGGTACATCGCAGTGAAGTACAGTGTGCGTGATCGTGATCTTGGCAGTACAGTCGAAGAAGCAATTGACAAAGTCAATAAGCAGGTCCCCTTAGACAAGGGGTATCACTTTGTCTGGGCAGGCGAGTACCAAAGCAAGCAACGGGCTGATAAAAGGCTCGCAATCATTGTACCAATTACTGTCCTCTTGATCTTCATCATTCTGTACATGATGTTCAAGTCGTTCAAGTGGGCTACATTGATCCTGCTCAACGTAGCAATGGCACGTGTGGGTGGATTGCTGGCGCTTTTAGTAACGCATACTAACATTAGCGTTTCGTCCAGCGTGGGGTTCCTGGCACTATTTGGCGTGTCGGTTCAAACCGGCGTCATCATGCTCGAATACATGAATCAACTCCGCGTACGTGGTCACTCAATCGAAGAATCAGCGGTAGAAGGAGCTGTACTCAGGTTGCGCCCCATCATGATGACGATGCTCGTCGCCACATTGGGACTATTGCCTGCCGCTACATCACATGGTATTGGTTCTGACTCCCAGCGCCCCTTTGCCATCGTGATCGTCGGCGGGCTCATTGCGGATCTGGTAATGAGTATCTTTTTATTGCCCACACTATATGTATGGATCTCCGGAGAGAACGACGTCTTACCAAAACCAGAACCGGAGTTTGAGATCTGA
- a CDS encoding TolC family protein, with translation MILSNVIQKQYTGLLRLGILLLPFFAGVAYAQSSYTWDQIKTRFETANPALKADASNVDELKAEEITAYLRPNPQFTLSEDGVQIARYQGVWQPLSGVQLQPNFSYLHERDHKRELRLESAKEATGIGRSLHEDLERNLLFNLRSAFVQTLEAKAVLELAKSDLEYYDKIIEISHARYKAGDLAQIDLDRIELLRVQYESEIQTAIVNLRSQKIALLQLLNDRTAVDQFDVNGPFGFTGDLKPLNDFEQVALDARPDLRAALQSIEQAKTNHKLAVSNGSTDPTFGAWYTYNPSFNNQYDHQSLGLSVNIPLRIFDRNQGEKKRTLIDIDRNQQLTDVTRAQVFSDVDSAYEQARSNVALLVSYRDKYKDQATRVRDTVTYAYQHGGASLMDFLNAQSDYRTVQLAYLQLIGAYLTAASQLNLAVGREVIQ, from the coding sequence ATGATTCTAAGTAACGTTATTCAAAAACAATATACCGGCCTGTTGCGCCTGGGTATTCTGCTTCTGCCTTTTTTTGCTGGAGTGGCCTATGCGCAGTCCAGTTACACATGGGACCAAATCAAGACCAGGTTCGAAACGGCTAATCCTGCACTGAAGGCCGATGCGAGCAATGTAGATGAGCTAAAGGCCGAAGAGATTACAGCCTATCTCCGCCCGAACCCGCAGTTCACTCTTTCAGAAGATGGAGTCCAAATCGCCCGCTATCAAGGGGTTTGGCAACCATTATCCGGCGTCCAACTACAGCCGAACTTCAGCTATCTACATGAACGTGATCATAAGCGGGAATTGCGCCTGGAGAGCGCCAAAGAAGCTACAGGCATCGGCAGATCACTACATGAGGATCTGGAGCGCAATCTGCTTTTTAATCTGCGGTCGGCTTTCGTACAGACGCTAGAAGCCAAGGCTGTACTGGAATTGGCAAAGTCCGACCTCGAGTATTACGACAAGATTATCGAGATTAGTCATGCCCGCTATAAGGCTGGAGACCTTGCACAGATTGATCTCGATCGAATTGAGTTGCTCCGCGTGCAGTATGAGTCAGAGATTCAAACAGCAATCGTCAATCTACGGTCGCAAAAGATTGCGCTGCTACAACTACTGAATGATCGCACTGCTGTAGATCAGTTCGACGTAAATGGGCCATTCGGATTCACCGGGGACCTAAAACCACTCAATGACTTTGAACAGGTGGCGCTCGATGCACGTCCCGATCTTCGAGCCGCATTACAGTCCATCGAGCAGGCAAAGACGAATCATAAGCTAGCGGTATCGAATGGATCGACAGACCCGACATTCGGCGCTTGGTATACGTATAACCCATCATTCAATAATCAATATGATCATCAATCGCTTGGACTCAGCGTAAATATTCCGCTTCGCATATTCGATCGCAATCAAGGTGAGAAGAAGCGCACTCTGATCGACATCGACCGCAATCAGCAGCTAACCGATGTGACACGGGCACAAGTCTTCAGCGATGTGGACTCGGCGTATGAGCAGGCACGAAGTAACGTCGCGCTGCTGGTATCTTATCGCGACAAATATAAAGATCAGGCAACGAGAGTACGCGATACGGTGACCTATGCCTATCAGCATGGAGGAGCTTCGCTGATGGATTTTCTCAATGCACAAAGTGACTACCGTACCGTGCAGCTGGCGTACTTGCAACTCATTGGTGCCTATCTAACGGCTGCCAGTCAATTGAATCTTGCCGTAGGGCGTGAGGTAATCCAATGA
- a CDS encoding efflux RND transporter periplasmic adaptor subunit — protein sequence MNNSLYLIACLSLTACEKKFNPTDGAPQKPQVVETGDMSLVTVDQPNLFPLVTTEKIDAPDELVATGAVNPDVSMEQPVISLANGRVVDILARIGDQVRKGQLLLRVQSPDATAAFDTYIKADADEVFARKTLVRTQDLYLHGALPLSAVEQAEDTENDAKADLVASEDQLKTLGIDKAHPSSIVDVKSPISGVIVAQNVTNAAATGVSYAGNTGAFTVADLSHIWVICDVFENDIHKLAIGQEAKISLAAYPEKVLTGRISEVDALLDPNIRTAKVRIEVPNPGLLRLGMFVNATFYSKEQKAHPVVPASAVLHLHDREWVFIPNGGNSFKRVEVRGGRMLDHTRQEILSGINPEQQVVSNVLQLEATLEAKQ from the coding sequence TTGAATAACTCCCTCTACCTCATCGCGTGTCTCTCGTTGACTGCATGTGAAAAAAAGTTCAACCCTACTGATGGTGCTCCACAGAAACCGCAGGTTGTTGAGACTGGTGATATGAGCCTCGTCACCGTAGATCAACCAAACCTCTTTCCTCTAGTAACAACAGAGAAGATCGATGCACCCGATGAGTTAGTGGCTACAGGGGCGGTGAATCCTGATGTATCGATGGAGCAGCCTGTAATCTCACTTGCCAACGGCCGCGTAGTCGATATTCTGGCTCGCATCGGCGATCAGGTTCGCAAAGGACAGTTACTCCTAAGAGTACAGAGCCCTGACGCAACCGCTGCATTTGATACCTATATCAAGGCAGATGCCGATGAAGTGTTTGCACGCAAAACATTAGTTCGTACGCAGGATCTCTATCTACATGGCGCCCTCCCACTTAGCGCCGTCGAACAAGCTGAGGATACGGAGAACGATGCAAAAGCCGATCTCGTCGCGTCGGAGGATCAACTCAAGACGTTAGGCATCGATAAAGCGCATCCATCCAGCATTGTCGATGTAAAGTCGCCGATCTCCGGCGTCATCGTGGCACAAAACGTAACCAACGCAGCGGCAACGGGTGTCAGCTACGCGGGTAACACGGGAGCATTTACCGTAGCCGATCTATCACACATCTGGGTCATCTGTGATGTCTTCGAAAATGACATTCACAAACTTGCGATTGGGCAAGAGGCCAAAATCTCATTGGCTGCCTATCCGGAGAAGGTATTGACTGGACGCATTAGCGAAGTCGACGCTCTGCTTGATCCCAATATCCGCACAGCAAAAGTACGTATTGAGGTTCCCAATCCCGGCCTATTGCGCCTGGGGATGTTTGTGAATGCAACTTTTTATAGCAAAGAACAAAAGGCGCACCCTGTGGTGCCTGCATCGGCTGTTCTGCATCTGCATGATCGCGAGTGGGTCTTTATTCCGAATGGTGGAAACTCTTTCAAGCGCGTTGAAGTACGAGGTGGCCGCATGCTGGATCATACCCGACAAGAGATTTTGTCAGGCATTAATCCCGAACAACAGGTTGTTTCCAATGTTCTACAGCTCGAAGCCACATTGGAGGCAAAGCAGTGA